In Microbacterium sp. ABRD28, the genomic stretch ACGCGGAATGACAGAGTGGGCACATGCGGATCATGCTCAAGCTCGTCATCGACTGCGATGCGGATGCCGCCTGGCGGGCGCTGCACTCCCCGCGCGCGGTTGCGGAACTGTACGGCCCGCTGGTGCAGCTGGCACCCCTCGAACCCGACGCGCTCCCGACCGCCTGGGAGCCGGGAGCGGAGGTCGGGGTAGAGATGAGCCTCGGCGGGCGGGTGTCGCTCGGCCGCCAGATCATCCACGCGAGCGACCGGACGATGAAGGGCCCGGACGGGCCGATCCGCATCTTCCGCGACAGCGGCATCCCGATCTCCGGGCCGCTCGCGGCCCTCGACGTCTGGGACCACCAGATGGCGGTGTCGCCGGCGCCCGGCGACCCGACGAAGACCCTGTGGCGCGACCGCCTCGTCATCGGCGGGGCGGCCGCGCCGGTGCTCTGGCCGGGCCTCTGGGCGGCGTGGCAGTGGCGCGCGGCACGCATCCGCGCACTCGCCCCGACGTGGGCGCACGAGCCGGCACCGGAGGATCCGGCGGCGGGCGCCTGACCGCCCGCCCCGCTCGATTCGTCGCAGCCGCCGCACCCACCCCGGCCGCGGTGTGGTGCGGCGCGCGCGGCGCGTCACTCGGCGAGCGCCTCCACCGGCGCGACCCGGGTCGCGAGGCGCGTGGGCACCACCGCGGCCACGAGGGTGAGCACCGCGGTCGCCGCGACCACGATGAGCACCGGAACGAGCGGCACCGCCGGCCACACGAAGGTCGGCCCCGGCGGAAGGCTCGGGTCGCCGGACACCGAGCCGAGCAGCGACTGCGCGCCGGCCCACCCGTATGCGACGCCGAGGACGAGACCGGTCGCGAGGGCGGCGATGGTGAGGTGCGCGGCTTCGAGCAGCACGACCCGGCGCACCTGGGGCGCCGTCAGGCCGAGGGCGCGGAGGAGCCTGAGCTCGCGACGGCGCTGCACGACACCCAGGGTGAGGAGGTTGACCAGACCCACCGCGGCGATCACCGCCGAGACGGCCACGAGCCCCATCATGACCGCGGCGAAGGTGTCGAGCACCGCTGCCATCTCGGTCAGCAGCTCGCCACCCGCCGACGCGGTGAGCACCGCCTTGGTCGACTCGATTGCGACGGCGAACATCGTCACGAGCGTCACCCCCATCACCACCCCGATCGCCATACGGCTCGAGCGCTCGGGGTAGCGGAGCGCGTTCTCGGCGGCCAGCCGCGCCGTGGCCGACCCGCCGAACAGCCGACCGATCAGCCGCAGGACCGGCGGCATGAGAAGGCTCGCCCCCAGCGCGATGCCGGTGAAGGAGAAGATGCCGCCGATGAACGCGACCGCGACCCCCAGCGGAGTGACGAGCCCGAGCGCGATGCCGGCCGCGAGGAGCGCACCGCCGACCGCGAACAGCGCGACGGCGGTGAGGTTGCGCCCGGTGCGACGGACGACCTCCTCACGCGTGACCTCGACGGCGCCCCCGAGGGCCTGCATCGGGGTGACGGTCAGCACACGCCGCGATCCGGCCCACGCCGCGACCCAGGTGGTGAGCGCGACGATCGTCGCGGGCACGAGCAGTTCGCCGGTGACGACACCGTACGAGACGCCGTCGAGCCCGAGCAGCTCGGTGCCGACGACCACGCCGAGCGCGGCGACGCCGGTACCGGCGACGAGGCCGCCGAGAGCGCCGATGACGCCGACGACGAGTCCCTGCCGGGCGACCTCCTGACGCTGCGCGCGCGCCGAGGCGCCGATGAGGCGCATGAGCGCGATCTGTCGGGTGCGCCCGGCGACCACGGTGGCGAAGGTGTTCGCGGTGACGATCCCGGCCACGTAGACCGCGACGCCGACGAGGATGACGGTGAGGAAGCTCAGCACGAACGCCAGCGTCCCGCTGTCTCCGAGGTAGGGGTCGGCGCGGAGGATCGCAGCGAGGAACCCCGTGACCGAGACGAGGAGCACGCCGAAGGCGCTCGAGATGCCGGCGACGAGGATGCTCGCGCCCATGCCGCGTTCGCGCAGGAACGCCCATCGCGGGGCGGCGGTCCGCGACATCCGGTCTGTTCTGTCGTCCGCCAGGGCGACCGCGCTCATGCCGTCACCTGCGCGGATGCGGGGCCCGACAGCTCGCCGGCGAGGAGGAAGGCCGAGATCTCTTCGGCGCTCTGTCGCGGCTTGTCGGCGGCGATGCGGCCGTCGCCGAGCACGATCACGCGGTCGGCGTGGCTGGCGGCCACAGGGTCGTGGGTGACCATCGCGATGGACTGGCCGTGCTCCCGGCTGGCATCGGCGAGGAGGCGCAGCACCTCGCGACCGCTGCGGGAATCGAGGTTGCCGGTCGGCTCGTCGGCGAACACCACGTCGGGGGCGGTGGCGAGGGCGCGGGCGATCGCGACGCGCTGCTGCTGGCCGCCCGAGAGCTGGTGCGGACGGTGGCCGAGCCGAGAGGCGAGCCCGAGCGATGCGACGAGCCGGTCGATGCGCGCGCGCTCGAGCGCAGAGGGACGCCTCCCGTCGAGGTCGAAGGGCAGCAGGATGTTGCCCAGGGCGTCGAGGGTCGGCACGAGGTTGAACGCCTGGAAGACGAACCCGACGCGCCGGCGCCGCAGGATGGTGAGCTCGAGGTCGGTCAGGCCGCTGATCTCGGTGTCGCCGAGCCACGCACGGCCCGACGTCGGGGCGTCGAGTCCCGCCATGACGTGCATGAGCGTGGACTTGCCCGAGCCGGACGGCCCCATGATCGCGGTGAACTCGCCGCGGCGGATGCCGATGGTCACGCCGTCGAGCGCGCGTACCGCGCTGTCGCCCGTGCCGTAGGTCTTGGTCAGCTGCTGCACCCGGGCAGCCAGGCCCAGGTCAGTGGAGGTGATGTGCATGCCTTCGACGCTAGGAATCAGCGGGGTGCGGGCGCGTCGGCCCCGCGGCCGATCCGTGTACATCGGAAGGATGACGCGGGGCGGCCGCACTGGTCGGGCGCGGGGCGTTTCGACGCGCTGCGCTCAGGCGAGGCCGTGCTCGAAGGCGAAGACCACCAGCTGCACGCGATCGCGGAGCGCGAGCTTGGTCAGGATGCGACTGATGTGCGTCTTGACCGTGGCCTCCGAGAGGTACTCCCGGGCGGCGATCTCGGCATTGGAGAGCCCGCGCGCGGCGAGCGCGAAGATCTCGCGCTCGCGCTCGGTCAGCTCGCCGAACGCGGCCGGTGCCGCCCGCGGCGCGGCATCGGCGAAACGGGCGAACAGATCACGGGTCGCCGAGGCGGCGATCACCGCCGACCCCGCATGCACGGTGCGGATCGCGGCCAGCAGGAACTCGGGGTCGGCGTCTTTCAGCAGGAATCCGCTCGCGCCCCCGCGGATCGCCCGCGCCGCAGCTTCGTCGAGGTCGAACGTGGTCAGCATCACCACCCGCGGCGGGTCGGGATCGCGCAGCAGTTCGGCGGTGGCGGCGAGGCCGTCCATCACCGGCATCCGGATGTCCATCAGCACCACGTCGGGCCGCGCCGACCGCACGACCGCGAGCGCCTCGCGTCCGTCGGCGGCTTCGCCGACGACCTCGAGGTCGGGCTGAGAGTCGACAACCATGCGAATCCCCGCCCGGAAGAGCGCCTGATCGTCGACCAGCACGACGCGGATCACGGCCTTGTCCCCTTCGCGCGACCCGCGGTCGTGCGCAGCCGAGGGGTGCGCGGCCGGGAGCGGGTCATGCCGGAACCTCCACCGGGATCCAGGCCCGTACGGTGAACGCGCCAGTCTCCTCTGCCGCGGAGAACTCTCCGCCCGCGAGCTGGGTGCGCTCGCGCATGCCGATCACCCCGTGCCCCGTGCGGGTCGGGACCGATGACCCGGCCGCGACGGGGTTGCTCACGGTGAGGTCGACACGCTTCGCGCCCCACGACAGCTGCACGTCGACCGGGCCGCCCGCCTCCCCGTGCCGGAGCGCGTTCGTCAGCGCCTCCTGCAGGATGCGGTACACAGCGATCTGCACCGATGCCGGCGGCTCGCCCGGCGGGGCGGGATCGATGTCGACGCGCAGGTCGACACCCGCGGCGCGCACCTGCGCCCACAACTCCTCGAGGTCGGCCAGGCCCGGCTGCGGGCCGTCGCCCTGGCTGTGGCGCAGCTGCGTCAGCAGCAGCCGCACGTCGGCGAGCGCGGCGCGAGCCGTCGACGAGATCGTCTGCAGGGCGGCCGTCGCCGCCTGCGGATCGGCCGCGGCGGCGTACCGCGCCCCATCGGCCTGAGCGACGACCACCGCCAGCGAATGGGCGACGACGTCGTGCATGTCGCGCGCGATCCGCGCGCGCTCGAACTCCGAGCGCGCCTCCTCCTCGGCGCGCTCCTGGGCGAGGCGGTTCTCGCGCGCGCGCCGCGCGGTGCGCACGAGGGCTCCGCAGGTCCAGGCGAGCATCAGCGCGAAGGTCGCTCCTCCGAGCACGATCACCGCGATGGGCAGCACCGACAGGTCGAGGGGCGCCGAGGAGAGCGGCCCGAGGTACAGATAGAGGGTGATCACGATGGCGCCCGTCACCGCCGACGCGAGCCCGGCCCAGAACACGCGGATGCTGCCGTAGGCCGCCGTGGCGTAGAGCACGCCGAAGATCGCGACGTCGACCAGGCTCGGCCCGCGCAGCAGGCTCATCTGCAGAACAGCGCCCGCCCACGCCAGCGCCAGCGCCACCCCCGGCGAGAACCGGCGGAACCCCAGCGCCACGCTGAACAGCAGCACGTAACCGACGACCCCGAGCACGGTCAGCGTCCCGGTGGGTGGCCCGAGCACCCCGACACCCGCGTTCAGCTCGAAGACGACGGCGACGAAGAAGAAGCCGGCCGCCAGCGCGATGTCGGTCGCGGTCTGGAGGGGACGAAGCGGTCGGAACACCGTTTCACGCTAGAGGAGTGGATGCCGCGTGGCATCCGTCCTCCGATGTATCTCCGCGACGCGGACACCGCCCCTTGTGGGCGCGCGGCCGAGGCTTTACTGTCCGGACACAGGCCGAAACCGGCGGGAAACGTCCGGGAAGAAGGATCAGTCCACGGGGTGAGTACTCACCGGACGGTCCCGACACCGGTCCCCGTCGGCGTCAGCACGAAGAAGTACTGGACGACACGGATGGAGATGCGTAGATGACGACGGTGCGCGCAGCGATCACACAGACCACCTGGACCGGCGACAAGGAGTCGATGCTCGACAAGCACGAGGGCTTCGCTCGGGATGCCACCGCACAGGGCGCACAGGTGGTGTGCTTCCAGGAGCTGTTCTACGGGCCCTACTTCGGGATCACGCAGGACAAGAAGTACTACCGCTTCGCCGAGGCCGCCGACGGCCCGATCGTGCAGCGCTTCGCCGCGCTCGCCAAGGAGCTGGGCACCGTGATGGTCCTGCCCATCTACGAGGAGGCCGAGACCGGGGTGTACTACAACACCGCGGTTCTGGTCGATGCCGACGGCACCATCCTCGGGAAATACCGCAAGCACCACCTCCCCCACCTCGACCGGTTCTGGGAGAAGTTCTACTTCCGTCCGGGAAACCTCGGCTACCCCGTCTTCGACAGCGCTGTCGGCCGGATCGGCATGTACATCTGCTACGACCGGCACTTCCCGGAGGGGTGGCGCGAACTCGGCCTGAACGACGCGCACATGGTGTTCAACCCCAACGCCACCAAGCCCGGCCTGTCGAACCGGCTCTGGGAGGTGGAGGGGCCCGCGGCCGCGGTCGCCAACGGCTACTTCGTGCTGCAGCCCAACCGGGTGGGCCGCGAGGACAACGAGTACGGCGACCTCGCGGTGGACTTCTACGGCACCAGCCAGGTGATCGACCCGCGGGGGAACTTCGTCGGCGAGCGCGGTTCGGGCACCGAGGAGGAGATCCTCGTGCGCGACCTCGACATGGAGATGGTGCGGGAGATGCGCGACGACTGGCAGTTCTACCGCGATCGTCGCCCCGACTCCTACACGAAGATCGCCCGCCCCTGACATCCATACCCATCGACATGAGCACGCGGACGAGCGGAGCGGCGCAGGCAGCGCCGACGCTGGCATCGGGTCTGGCGGGAGCGCCGGCCGAAGGCCGACGCGGGGGCATGCGTCGGCGCTGCCTGCGCCGCGCAGCAACAACCAAGGAGATCACTTCATGACCACCACACTCATCACCGGAGGCACCGTCGTCTCCGCGACCGGCCGCGGCGACGCCGACGTGCTCATCGACGGCGAGACCATCGTCGCGGTGCTGGCACCCGGTTCGCAGCTGCTCGGCACCGACCTGGCGGCATCCGTCGACACCGTCATCGACGCGACCGGCAAGTACGTGATCCCGGGCGGCATCGACGCCCACACCCACATGGAGCTGCCGTTCGGGGGCACCGCCGCCTCGGACACCTTCGAGACCGGCACGCGTGCCGCAGCATGGGGCGGGACGACGAGCATCATCGACTTCGCCGTGCAGCGCTACGGCGAGCGCGTCGAAGACGGACTCGCCGCGTGGCACGAGAAGGCCGCCGGCAACTGCGCGATCGATTACGGGTTCCACCAGATCATCGGCGGGGTCGACGACGACTCGCTCCGGGCGATGGACTCCCTCATCGACGAGGGGGTGACGAGCTTCAAGCTCTTCATGGCCTACCCCGGGGTGTTCTACTCCGACGACGCCCAGATCCTGCGGGCGATGCAGAAGTCGGCCGACACGGGCCTGCTGACGATGATGCACGCCGAGAACGGCCCCGCCATCGACGTGCTGGCCGCCCAGCTCGCCGAGGTCGGCAAGAAGGCGCCGTACTACCACGGCATCGCCCGCGCATGGCAGATGGAGGAGGAGGCCACCCACCGCGCGATCATGCTGGCGAACCTCACCGGCGCCCCGCTGTACGTGGTGCACGTCAGCGCCAAGCAGGCCGTCGACCAGCTGGCCTGGGCCCGCGATCAGGGCTGGAACGTCTTCGGCGAGACCTGCCCCCAGTACCTCTACCTCTCGCTCGAGGAGCAGCTGGGCGCCTTCAGCGAGGAGTGGGGTCAGTTCGAGGGCGCGAAGTGGGTGTGCTCCACGCCGCTGCGCAGCCGCAGCGAGGGCCATCAGCACCACATGTGGCAGGCCCTGCGCACGAACGACATCCAGATGGTCTCCACCGACCACTGCCCGTTCTGCATGAAGGGGCAGAAGGAGCTGGGGAAGGATGACTTCCGCGCGATCCCCAACGGGATCGGCTCGGTCGAGCACCGCATGGACCTGATGTACCAGGGCGTCGTCACCGGGAAGATCACACTCGAGCGCTGGGTGGAACTGACCTCCACGACGCCGGCGCGGATGTTCGGCCTCTACGGCAAGAAGGGGGTGATCCAGCCCGGCGCCGACGGCGACGTCGTGGTCTACGACCCCCACGGGCACACCACCATCTCTGCGGCCAGCCACCACATGAACATGGATCACTCGGCGTGGGAGGGCTTCGAGATCGACGGGCACGTCGACACCGTCATCTCCCGGGGCAAGGTCATCGTCGACGGCGGCACCTACCACGGCGGCAAGGGCGACGGGCAGTACCTGCGCCGTGGCCTCAGCCAGTACCTGGTGTGACGGCCATGGATTTCGGTGTCGTCCTGCAGACCAATCCGCCCGCGGCCCGCACGGTGCAGCTCGCGAAGCTCGCCGAGGCGCACGGGTTCAGTCACGTGTGGACCTTCGACTCGCACCTGCTGTGGCAGGAGCCGTACGTCATCCACTCGGCGATCCTCGCCGAGACCAAGCGCGTGATCGTCGGGCCGTTCGTGACGAACCCGGCCACCCGCGACTGGACGGTCACCGCCTCGGTGTTCGCGACCCTCAACGAGATGTACGGCAACCGCACCATCTGCGGCATCGGCCGGGGTGACTCGGCCGTGCGGGTGACGAACGGCAAGCCCACGACGCTGAAGGAGCTGCGGGAGTCGATCCACGTCATCCGCGAGCTCGGCAACTCGCGCCCGGTGGAGTACAACGGTGCGACCCTGCAGTTCCCCTGGAGCCGCGGGTCGGAGCTCGATGTGTGGGTCGCCGCCTACGGTCCGCTCGCCCTGAAGCTCACCGGCGAGGTCGGCGACGGCTTCATCCTGCAGCTGGCCGACGTCGACATCGCCGCGTGGATGATCACGACCGTGCGGGACGCCGCGGAGGCAGCCGGACGCGATCCCGACAGCATCGCGTTCTGCGTGGCCGCTCCGATGTACATCGGCACCGACCGCGCCCACATGCGCGAGCAGTGCCGGTGGTTCGGGGGCATGGTCGGCAACCACGTCGCCGACATCGTGGCCAAGTACGGTCAGCACGGGGCCGTTCCCGACGCGCTCACCGAGTACATCGCGGGGCGCACCGGGTACGACTACAACACCCACGGCAAGGCCGACAACGACCACGTCGACTTCGTGCCCGATGAGATCGTCGAGCGGTTCTGCATCCTCGGCACCGCCGAGGAGCACATCGCCAAACTCGAGCAGCTCCGGGCCCTCGGAGTCACCCAGTTCGCGGGGTACCTGCAGCACGACAACAAGGAGGAGACCCTCCGCGTCTACGGCGAGACCGTGATCCCGGCTCTGCAGGCGCACGTGGCGGCCAAGAAGTGAGGTCGGGATGACGAGAACGGATGTCGCTCCCGACGTCGTCACCGCCGCCAGCCGGTCCACATCGGTCCGGGCCGCACGCCCCGGCGGGCCACGCGGTGGCCGCCGGGGCGCGGCGTGGCTGTGGGGCGTCGTCGGGGTCGCCGCGGTCATCCTGCTGTGGGAGGCGTACAAGCTCCTGGCGCCCGAGAACGGGGTGCTCGTCGGCGACGTGCGCGTCCTCCCGCGCACCACCGACCTCGCGATGCCCCACGTCTGGGACATGGTGATCCGTCTCGCAGAACCCGTCACCCGGCAGGACGGCTCTCCGCCGCTCTGGGCGGCGGTGGCCCTCGCCGCCCTCACCACGCTGGGGATCGCGGCGGCCGGATGGCTCGTGGGCCTCGTGGTCGGCATGGCGCTCGCCCTGGTGATGCAGCGCTGGCAGCTGGCGGAGTGGGGACTTCTCCCCTGGATCATCCTCAGCCAGACCGTTCCGCTGATCGCCTTCGCGCCGATCGTCCGCAGCTGGGGATCGCGGATCGAGATCGCTGGCGCCCAGTGGCAGGACTGGATGTCGGTGGCCGTCATCGCCTCGTACCTCGCGTTCTTCCCCATCGCCGTCGGCGCCCTCCGCGGGCTGCAGTCCCCCGAACGCCTCCATGCCGAGCTCTTCCACACCTACTCCGCCGGATACTGGCAGACCCTCTGGCGCCTGCGGCTCCCCGCCGCGGTGCCCTACCTCCTGCCGGCCCTGCGCCTCGGGGCGGCGAACGCCGTGGTCGGCGCGGTCGTCGCCGAGGTGTCCACGGGCCTCCAGGGCGGGATCGGCCGGCTCCTCATCCAGTTCGCCGGCCAGGCCTCGGGCGACCCCGCCAAGGCCTGGGGCCCGATCTTCGGCGCTGTGGCCCTCGGGCTCATCGCCGCCGGGTCGATCGCGGTCCTCGGCGTCATCCTGAAGAACTATCGACGAGGCGAGGTCACCGCATGAGCGCCCCCACCCCCACCGCCCCACCGGTCACCACGACAGCAGCGGTCTCGGTGAGCGACGTGACCAAGACCTTCGCCTCGGCGTCGGGTGAGGTGCGCGCCCTCACCGCCGTCGACCTCACCGTCGCCCCCGGCGAGTTCGTCTCGCTGATCGGCCCGTCCGGCTGCGGCAAGTCGACGCTCCTGCGTCTCATCGCCGACCTCGACACCGCGTCATCGGGGCGCATCGAGGTCTTCGGCAAAGACCCTTCCCGCGCCCGCCGCGACCAGGACTACGGCATCGCCTTCCAGCAGGCGGGCCTCCTCCCCTGGCGCACCGTGGCGGCGAACATCGCCCTGCCCCTCGAGATCCACGGCGTCGGCGCCGCCGATCGGCGAACGCGCGTGGCCGAGCTCACCGAGATGGTCGGCCTCACCGACTTCGCCGACCGGTACCCGGACCAGCTGTCAGGAGGGATGCAGCAGCGCGTCGCGATCGCGCGCGCCCTCGCCGAACAGCCGCGGCTGCTGCTGATGGATGAGCCGTTCGGCGCCCTGGACGAGATGACGCGCGAGCGCATGCAGACCGAGCTCGCGCGCATCGCGACCGAGACCGGCGCGGCCGTCGTCTTCGTCACCCACTCCATCCCCGAGGCGGTCTTCCTCTCGGATCGGGTGGTCGTGATGTCGCCGCGCCCGGGACGGATCACCTCGGTGGTGGATGTGAGCTTCGGGGCCACCCGTCGCGATGAGGCCCTGCGCGAGGCATCCGTCTTCTTCGACAGCGTGACCGCGGTGCGCGCGGCCCTCCACGGCGAGACCGACGGCGAGCGCGCCGCGACCCGGGAGATGCGATGACAGCCGCGACCGCCGAGCGCCTCCGGATCATCGCCCCGATCGTCGTCGGGCTGGTCTTCCTCGGCGTGTGGCAGCTGCTCGTCGGGGTCGTCGGCGTCTCGGACTACCTGCTTCCCAGTCCCGCGGCCATCGCGGAGGAGTTCATCGCCTTCGCCCCCGCGATCGCCGACGCGACCCTCGTCACCGGCACGAACGCGCTGCTCGGACTCGTCGTCGGCACCGTCCTCGCCGTGGTGCTGGCGGCCCTCGCTGCACGGTGGCAGGCCGTCGACGGGATGTCGGCGCCGGTCGTCGCCGCGCTCGCCGTCGTGCCGATCGTGGCGCTGGCCCCGGTCCTGAACTCGATGTTCGGTGCCGACAGCCAGTTCGGGCGGCAGGCGATCGCGGCCCTGGCGTCGTTCGTTCCCGTCTTCGTCAACACCCTCCGCGGCCTTCGTCAGACCCGACCGGTGCACCGCGACCTCATGCGCAGCTACGCCGCCAGCTCATCCCAGGCCTTCCGCGTGGTGACGCTCCCGACGGCCGCGCCGTTCCTTCTCACCGGCATCCGGATCGCCAGCTCGCTCGCGGTCATCTCCGCCCTGGTGGCCGAGTACTTCGGCGGGCCCCGCGGAGGCCTGGGGAGCTTCATCTCCACCTCGGCGGCCACGAGCGCCTATGCGCGCGCGTGGGCCTACGTCGCCGCAGCCA encodes the following:
- a CDS encoding TIGR03842 family LLM class F420-dependent oxidoreductase, with protein sequence MDFGVVLQTNPPAARTVQLAKLAEAHGFSHVWTFDSHLLWQEPYVIHSAILAETKRVIVGPFVTNPATRDWTVTASVFATLNEMYGNRTICGIGRGDSAVRVTNGKPTTLKELRESIHVIRELGNSRPVEYNGATLQFPWSRGSELDVWVAAYGPLALKLTGEVGDGFILQLADVDIAAWMITTVRDAAEAAGRDPDSIAFCVAAPMYIGTDRAHMREQCRWFGGMVGNHVADIVAKYGQHGAVPDALTEYIAGRTGYDYNTHGKADNDHVDFVPDEIVERFCILGTAEEHIAKLEQLRALGVTQFAGYLQHDNKEETLRVYGETVIPALQAHVAAKK
- a CDS encoding ABC transporter ATP-binding protein: MHITSTDLGLAARVQQLTKTYGTGDSAVRALDGVTIGIRRGEFTAIMGPSGSGKSTLMHVMAGLDAPTSGRAWLGDTEISGLTDLELTILRRRRVGFVFQAFNLVPTLDALGNILLPFDLDGRRPSALERARIDRLVASLGLASRLGHRPHQLSGGQQQRVAIARALATAPDVVFADEPTGNLDSRSGREVLRLLADASREHGQSIAMVTHDPVAASHADRVIVLGDGRIAADKPRQSAEEISAFLLAGELSGPASAQVTA
- a CDS encoding ABC transporter ATP-binding protein — encoded protein: MSAPTPTAPPVTTTAAVSVSDVTKTFASASGEVRALTAVDLTVAPGEFVSLIGPSGCGKSTLLRLIADLDTASSGRIEVFGKDPSRARRDQDYGIAFQQAGLLPWRTVAANIALPLEIHGVGAADRRTRVAELTEMVGLTDFADRYPDQLSGGMQQRVAIARALAEQPRLLLMDEPFGALDEMTRERMQTELARIATETGAAVVFVTHSIPEAVFLSDRVVVMSPRPGRITSVVDVSFGATRRDEALREASVFFDSVTAVRAALHGETDGERAATREMR
- a CDS encoding response regulator transcription factor — its product is MIRVVLVDDQALFRAGIRMVVDSQPDLEVVGEAADGREALAVVRSARPDVVLMDIRMPVMDGLAATAELLRDPDPPRVVMLTTFDLDEAAARAIRGGASGFLLKDADPEFLLAAIRTVHAGSAVIAASATRDLFARFADAAPRAAPAAFGELTEREREIFALAARGLSNAEIAAREYLSEATVKTHISRILTKLALRDRVQLVVFAFEHGLA
- a CDS encoding ABC transporter permease subunit, whose product is MTAATAERLRIIAPIVVGLVFLGVWQLLVGVVGVSDYLLPSPAAIAEEFIAFAPAIADATLVTGTNALLGLVVGTVLAVVLAALAARWQAVDGMSAPVVAALAVVPIVALAPVLNSMFGADSQFGRQAIAALASFVPVFVNTLRGLRQTRPVHRDLMRSYAASSSQAFRVVTLPTAAPFLLTGIRIASSLAVISALVAEYFGGPRGGLGSFISTSAATSAYARAWAYVAAAIALGLVFFLATAALERLVLRRLSPGGAR
- the hydA gene encoding dihydropyrimidinase; the encoded protein is MTTTLITGGTVVSATGRGDADVLIDGETIVAVLAPGSQLLGTDLAASVDTVIDATGKYVIPGGIDAHTHMELPFGGTAASDTFETGTRAAAWGGTTSIIDFAVQRYGERVEDGLAAWHEKAAGNCAIDYGFHQIIGGVDDDSLRAMDSLIDEGVTSFKLFMAYPGVFYSDDAQILRAMQKSADTGLLTMMHAENGPAIDVLAAQLAEVGKKAPYYHGIARAWQMEEEATHRAIMLANLTGAPLYVVHVSAKQAVDQLAWARDQGWNVFGETCPQYLYLSLEEQLGAFSEEWGQFEGAKWVCSTPLRSRSEGHQHHMWQALRTNDIQMVSTDHCPFCMKGQKELGKDDFRAIPNGIGSVEHRMDLMYQGVVTGKITLERWVELTSTTPARMFGLYGKKGVIQPGADGDVVVYDPHGHTTISAASHHMNMDHSAWEGFEIDGHVDTVISRGKVIVDGGTYHGGKGDGQYLRRGLSQYLV
- a CDS encoding ABC transporter permease — protein: MSAVALADDRTDRMSRTAAPRWAFLRERGMGASILVAGISSAFGVLLVSVTGFLAAILRADPYLGDSGTLAFVLSFLTVILVGVAVYVAGIVTANTFATVVAGRTRQIALMRLIGASARAQRQEVARQGLVVGVIGALGGLVAGTGVAALGVVVGTELLGLDGVSYGVVTGELLVPATIVALTTWVAAWAGSRRVLTVTPMQALGGAVEVTREEVVRRTGRNLTAVALFAVGGALLAAGIALGLVTPLGVAVAFIGGIFSFTGIALGASLLMPPVLRLIGRLFGGSATARLAAENALRYPERSSRMAIGVVMGVTLVTMFAVAIESTKAVLTASAGGELLTEMAAVLDTFAAVMMGLVAVSAVIAAVGLVNLLTLGVVQRRRELRLLRALGLTAPQVRRVVLLEAAHLTIAALATGLVLGVAYGWAGAQSLLGSVSGDPSLPPGPTFVWPAVPLVPVLIVVAATAVLTLVAAVVPTRLATRVAPVEALAE
- a CDS encoding nitrilase-related carbon-nitrogen hydrolase — protein: MTTVRAAITQTTWTGDKESMLDKHEGFARDATAQGAQVVCFQELFYGPYFGITQDKKYYRFAEAADGPIVQRFAALAKELGTVMVLPIYEEAETGVYYNTAVLVDADGTILGKYRKHHLPHLDRFWEKFYFRPGNLGYPVFDSAVGRIGMYICYDRHFPEGWRELGLNDAHMVFNPNATKPGLSNRLWEVEGPAAAVANGYFVLQPNRVGREDNEYGDLAVDFYGTSQVIDPRGNFVGERGSGTEEEILVRDLDMEMVREMRDDWQFYRDRRPDSYTKIARP
- a CDS encoding histidine kinase; the protein is MFRPLRPLQTATDIALAAGFFFVAVVFELNAGVGVLGPPTGTLTVLGVVGYVLLFSVALGFRRFSPGVALALAWAGAVLQMSLLRGPSLVDVAIFGVLYATAAYGSIRVFWAGLASAVTGAIVITLYLYLGPLSSAPLDLSVLPIAVIVLGGATFALMLAWTCGALVRTARRARENRLAQERAEEEARSEFERARIARDMHDVVAHSLAVVVAQADGARYAAAADPQAATAALQTISSTARAALADVRLLLTQLRHSQGDGPQPGLADLEELWAQVRAAGVDLRVDIDPAPPGEPPASVQIAVYRILQEALTNALRHGEAGGPVDVQLSWGAKRVDLTVSNPVAAGSSVPTRTGHGVIGMRERTQLAGGEFSAAEETGAFTVRAWIPVEVPA
- a CDS encoding ABC transporter permease subunit, whose translation is MTRTDVAPDVVTAASRSTSVRAARPGGPRGGRRGAAWLWGVVGVAAVILLWEAYKLLAPENGVLVGDVRVLPRTTDLAMPHVWDMVIRLAEPVTRQDGSPPLWAAVALAALTTLGIAAAGWLVGLVVGMALALVMQRWQLAEWGLLPWIILSQTVPLIAFAPIVRSWGSRIEIAGAQWQDWMSVAVIASYLAFFPIAVGALRGLQSPERLHAELFHTYSAGYWQTLWRLRLPAAVPYLLPALRLGAANAVVGAVVAEVSTGLQGGIGRLLIQFAGQASGDPAKAWGPIFGAVALGLIAAGSIAVLGVILKNYRRGEVTA